TACATGTGTCCTTTATGGAGAAACACAGTCATAACCCAACTGGCTGTCTCTTCAGATTCAAACACTAATACTACTATGAGAGCTTCATGAGATCAAATTCCACACCTGTGTCCATAGAGTCCTGTTGTATGCATATCTTATTGTCAGAACGTGTAGCTTATGTCTTGCTGTATATCTTTTCCCCTGCAGGCTATGGCTTTGTTGACTTTGACAGTCCGTCCTCAGCTCAGAAGGCAGTGACAGCACTGAAGGCGGGTGGAGTGCAGGCTCAGATGGCCAAGGTAAGAAGCCCACTTGAGATGTcaatattcagtgtttttattacatatgaCTTGGTGTCCGCTTTAATCAAATTGTCTGGCAGAGTTAAATTCTCAGCATATTGGAACAAAACAACCTTTCAGGCATTTTAACAGTGACTCAGCTAAAAGttgaatgatgaattattaattacaaattaaatgttgaattattaacCTTGCAGCAGAAAGGTTGTTCCTATGCCTTATCTGCTTCTTaataatatattctttaaagCTGACACATGCTCTTTCTctatcctcctctctccccatgtttttttgtccccatgttttcatgttgttatATAAGCCACGGTTCAGGAATATAAGCCAATTAAGtctcagcttgtgtgtgtgtgtgtgtgtgtgtgtgtgtgtgtctgtgcgtgctCTGGGCGTATGCTTAAATCAGTGTATTTATGGGTATTAATGCACTGTAGAATACGTGTTTGGACAAACAAGAGTGCATAGAAGCATGCAGGTAcaagtgtgtacatgtgtgcataatgtgtgtgtgtgtgtgtgtgtgttgtgcttcATAGTGATGGCGGTGTTGAGGGAGTGTGTCCCAGGGTCTGCTCTCTGAGCTCCCTGTACAAAGGCCCTGTCTGTTCTCCCTGGTGGCATCTGACTCAGTGTCTGAGCAGCTCCCCAGTCAGCAGGGCCCTGTGGCCAGCCACCCGccctgtcaacacacacacacacacacacacacacacacatacatgcactaCACCAGCCTTGCCCTTACCGgattatgacacacacacacagacacacacagacacacaagccaCGCACACCACCAGCACCCTGGGAAAGCTGATCTCTCGGTAAGCTGGATCACTGACACTCATACAGCTCCACGCTCACAGAATAACTCGATTCCACTCGCCCCTCCACTCcgggtctctctctctgactcattCTGACTCATTCGCAGTTGAAATCCGCAGCAGGTCTCCTCTGCTCGCTCCCATGGGTCCGAGCTTCATCTCTAGTTCGCACtgctgtggaggaggaagaggaggagggaggttaGGGAGATATCACCTTCACCACAGGTCACAGCGATTACACATGCATTATTCATGGGATGGAAATGAATTCGCACTGCATTTACAGGTTTTTAATCGCATCTGCACTCTGAGATAATGAATATGCATAATGGTTAGAGGGTGATACAGATTGGTTATCTTACAAGATGCTGTTGGTCAAATTAGATTTGTTTGAGAGgaggcaaaaacaaagaaaacaagacgtCTACTAAATAGTTAGAAAGCATAAAATGAACCTGTGGAACTTTAAGAGTTTCTTTCAGGTTGGTAACTAAAATTTCAAATTCAGATTGCGAAAAAACGGTATAATTTGTCTTATATATGCGAGCCAGCAGAGCCGTCCTCTGCACCTGCATTCAAGGTCGGGAACACCACATGGATATAACTGCTTGAATGCAAACGACATATTATTAGCATGACCTAGGAAACAGGATGATAATGTTTGCATTGGGACAGTGATAGCACAATGCTGTAGATGTTCTTCAGATCATTTACAAAGGTCTTTGTCCAAATTGTCTCTGCCGTGATTCTGCACAGAGCTAGAGCACGTAATCATTTCAGATCATCCATGAATGGAGagcctttttaaatgtaattaggCTTTGATATCACCTTACCTAGATCCTGAGCTTCCATCCTCCGAAGAGTCCAGTCTCACACAATGGGCCTGTCTTCTACCCTTTTGGTGATAACGTATATGTGATGGTATATGAGAGAGGAGCGCGAAGAAAGAAAGGAGCGAGTTGAATGAAGAAAAGtagaagagacagaaatagagagtCAGAATGAGAAGAGAAATTAAGTTGAAGTCCAGCCAGAATACTACCTCATCATCTCTGAATatttcttttctcctttgaCCTCATCCATGCAGCTCACGCCAAAATGAAATCCATCCTTAGCGTCAAACCCTCTTACCTCTCTCAGACTGTATAATGTACTGCACCTGCTGCATTTCCAAATATCAGACACCTTACACACTTCCTGTCCAAAGGTTGCGTGATCCTCCCGTACTTTTGCTGGCAGCTTTTGAGTGTCTCTTGATTTTTGGAGGACTCCTGACATGATAATGCAGTTGtgattgaagaaaaaacaaagagcttCGTCTGctcaacattttcaataatCCTCTCGTGGCTTCTCACCGTTCAGCAACAGGAGCAGGACCCCACCAACTTATACATCTCCAACCTACCAATGTCCATGGATGAGCAGGAGCTGGAGAACATGCTGAAGCCTTTCAGCCAGGCCATTCCACTCGCATCCTCCGTGACGCCAACGGAACCAGCCGAGGAGTGGGCTTTGCCAGGTATAAGCTTTGATTATTATTTGAGTTTTTAGTTACTCGTATTAGGGTAACAGGCGAAAAAATGATTAGTGATGGTGTAGAAAATATCCAGTTACTCAAATTTCAGTATTAATCATGGTGTGAGAGCCCTCTGGTGGCCAGCGCAGGTAGAAAATACACCTTAACTGTAATTATTAACACAAAGCATGATACCTTGTAGCCTGCTACagtgattgtttttaataaacatcTAGCATGAAATTTTCCTAGGATGGAGTCAACCGAGAAATGTGAAGCCATCATCCAACATTTCAACGGAAAATATATCAAGACTCCACCTGGAGTTCCGGGTGAGGTTAATAAGATGGCATCTTGTTTGATTATCTGTTGAGGAAAATAAACTCATCCAAAGAATATTACATTTCTAATACTAActatgtatttacatttaaagtaataCTTTCTTACTGGTCCACTGAGTATATATTTCCATACTGTTCTAGTGCCGCCAGAGCCCCTGTTGTGTAAATTTGCTGATGGAGGCCAAAAAAAGCGTCAGAGCCTAGGAAAATATCTGCAGAACGGCCGGCCCTGGAcgagagatggagagagtgtGAGTTTATTTGTGTCCAATTTACTTCtgtaaaaactttattcataGCTTTATTATGCAACATTGCCTGTGATCAGCCTCATAATGACACAgtcctttgtctttttttctccagggaGGAATGACCCTTACCTATGACCCCACCACAGCCTTACAGAATGGGTCAGTACTACCTCTCTAACAAAGCCTTTGTATAGCCAGAGGGAGTGTGATCATTTCATGGTCTGATGActaatacatttgtgtttctcttttctgtaGGTTTTACTCCTCTCCCTACAGCATCGGCCCAAACCGCATGATGGGGCCGACCTCCCTCTCCCCGTACATGCATTCACCTATGTCTACCTACCAGGTAGTTCAGACCCTCAGAGCTTTGGTGTTAGGTAGTTAAGATGCTAaactgtgacagactggagttCAATCAAGCGCAGGCCTGCTGTCCCACATCTATAAAATGTGATACATTAgttgcaaaatgttttaaatctaaaaataaaattgctAAATGAATGACTCATCTATTTATTGTATGTTATCTCCTAAAATATGTGTGTCTTTCCTGATCATGCAGGTACACAACCCATCCTGGTTACATCATCAGTCATACATAATGCCGCCCACAGTGAGTAACTTTATTCTTAAAGCAGTCGGcccttcttcctgtttttgttgcaggagaggcttttctctttttagtcTGCGTCACATTCTGTCTGGCTGACTAacagtcttttattttatttttacagggAGCAGTCCTGACGCCAGGAATGGACCACACCATGTCCATCCAGCCGACCTCCATGATGGGGCCCCTGGCCCAGCAGCTCAGCCACCTCTCCATGGGCAGCAGTGGCACAGTCAGTAGAGAGCAGGATATTTAGCATTCAGCTATGATTGatgtttagcagctaaagatgAACAAGGCAATATGACCTGTCTGTGATTGGGTAATGTAAGAAGATacaaagtgagagagagttTATTCACTGCTCTTAAGGATATGTCGAATCATATTTTGGAGATAACTAGACTTTTATTTGGGCAAATTGGGTAAATCAACAGAGTAAGAAGATTCGTATGGGATCTTCTTCTTCAGTTGCAGATCCCCTTTGTAACTTAGGCTGATAACGACAGATGTAATTTCACATCTACATCTTGTATAGTGCAGCTTTATGTAAAGTTTTATTACTAATGTAGCTGTCATGTCTAATGCACGTATCATCTCCACTCTCCTGCAGTACATGCCTGCAAACACATCTATGCAGGGGACCTACATCCCCCAGTACACCCAAGTGCCTTCCACCAACATGTCAGTTGAGGTAAAgtcctctgttttctctcaCTAGAGCAGTTTAAAAGTTACGTGAATCAAACACTCATGGACTCAATCTTTTTTTGCCTCCCTCTCAGGAAAGTGCCGTCCAACCACCTGTTGCCATAGAGACACCCACAGAACACACAACCTACACCTACCAGCATAACAAGTGAAGAGGTGGGTTGTGGTTATTGCTAGTGTCtgcgtgttgttgttgttgttttctgaatgtCATACTTCTAGTACTACAAATGCAACATCATCATACATCACCTTAGGAGGAAATGGTGCAGGAGTAGCTCTTGTTTCTAATTAGCTGGTCTTGTCACCTTCTGTCAGATCTTCCTCTGGACCTGAAGTGCAGAAACTCGGCACAGCGACTGTGCTCGTAAGGCACCGGACACTCGGGAGGAACATGGACTGTTAcacagaaaggacaaaaaaaaagatattttctACAAActcatattttgaaataaactCTTTTACTCCAACAACCAAGGCTGGAGGATGGCAGGCAATGAGACATGGAAGAACATAACACGGAGCAtctatttttgatttttgataaCAGTCAACAAGTCAAATaagtcacacacagacacacactacatatgtttaaaggttttttttttacacatcattCATATTATTTTCTAATACTACTCCGGGGCGCTAGATTGAAAccaggaaaaaatatttcaacaccatgttttattttgagtcatgttttgttttcaccttttTGGTAAGAGACgctgattttacttttttgactgATACTTTCAGGCTTTAAACCTGCCGTtttgtatataatattttgtttttgtgtgtttctagCTTCATGTGTCCTAGTTTGATTGATTGGTGCAAATATTTGAATACAGGACTCGAAAGgctaaaagaaaaagcaaaaacattcaaaaagctGACGACTCATATTTAAAACAGATATGGTGCCACTTGGATTAGCGTCTCTCGAAGTGGCAGCAAATTTATCAGGTATGAATCCTACCTGAAGCTGTAACGCTTCTTTTTGGCACTTGACTCTCAAATTATTTATAGTTCCAACAATCTCGACCTAGCTTCAGACAATCAGAAGATAACAAAGAAGAGAACATTTAGAGATGGTTTAAGAGAAGACGTACTTTAAAAGAGCTAAATAGATTTAAAGCATTCCAGAGATTATTATCAGAAAGTTCTAACTATCGGTTCACGTTGAGCTGCTCCACTTGATGAAATCCAAAGTTGCTTAACAGGGATCACATCTCACACAGAGCTGCCTGTAAATAagagttttaaatgtatttaggCTTTCTTTTGATTTCCTTTTCTCAGTGTAGTAATGCTTCAGttgttttaataacaatattatacCAAATTGTCTGAACGTAACAATGTATGCATTGCTCTGTTTTCTGGTTTTCccttatgactttttaataacagGGGAAGCTGAATCTCCAAAGCAGCCCAAAACAAATTTTCTGAAGCGATAATTAGATGTTGTTGTTAGAGTATGAAGTTGTTATTACATAGACATTGAGATCAACTGGTAAAGCATGGCTCTGTCCTGTTATATCTTCAGAAAACACTATCAAGGTCTATTATGGATTATTATGGCCAGTACACAGATGCTTTAATACTGACCATTATTGTGTTTGCATCTacttctgtatttctgtttttcaccctcatgttttttttacatttcttatttaaaggttttattaggtttttttttccttcggTTTACTACTTTTAAAATTGATTCTGTTTTtcaaagatgttttgtttttatttttgataatgtGTTGTGTGCCTCAAATAGTGAGAAATAGATGTTTGCAACAGTTTTTTGAAATAGtgatttgtttgtatgttttcataCTTCTCTAGTTCTGGTTTCAGTGTTGATGTCAAAGaggctttaatgtttttgtttagctttttttttttttttttttacagacatttcAGTTCTGTTTGTGTCACAAATGTTGGCACTTTGCGAACATGACTCCTGATCACGGATGAATTATGTATGCTAGGTTCAGATGCATTGTTACAGTGTTGTGCCCCAAACAGTTGGGAACAACGTAAGATACATTTATATGTTCAAACCTTAACTTACCTCATCCTGCCAGAGAAATGTAGATTCAGTTTGTGCACAAGGTTCACAGGCAATAACCAACTTCAGTAGGTCTCATGGCCGTTCACAGCTGGTACTGTGTCAAAATCCTTTAACTCTTCCGTCCAATACTCGGAAAACACGTCCAAGGTCTGACGATCTATGCAATTAATTTATTATCCTTATAAATGCAATACTACAGATATCCAAGAGACACCTCACATCATGGCAATGGATCACCTCACAATGTCGTTGCATTCTAGCTTTCTCTTTCATTATACATTTGTTgacacttgtttgttttctgactgACACATTCATCTTTGGTTCATTGATTGTTAGTAAAATTGCTGCATTAAAAGGGAACTATTTCAAACCAAAACGTAGTTGTTAAtaagtctgtaaaaatgtgtcagCTGTGCTTTGTGAATGAAGGCGGGTGTGGCCACTCGACTACCtagcttttattttacatggaCACCATAGGTTTGTATTAGATGTAATTCAGCTTTCCATGCAGTTGCAGTTGTTATGTTCTGGTTATATGTTGTGTTTCCTGTCGGGTCCTGTTTGTTAACTTGCTTTCATGCTGAGTAATTCATACGGTTTTATTTCCAAGAGAAAATTAAACTTCACAGAAATGCCTTAGATTTCGCTGAAAGGGACGGTGAAGTGTTACTCGGACTTGTTTggcttgttttctttgttcacGCACTGCTAATGTTGATGTCAACTCAAGCTGCTCTGAACATAGATCTATGAGGCATATACATCTTTAAATGGCTATTTTTTGTTCCATTGTTTCTATCCAAAACATTGAAGAAAACTGAATGGTGGCTTATTGAGTCTAAATATTGCTGCTAATGTTGGATTGagtatttagaaatattttagcTGAAGGTCATTGGATACATCAAGTCACATATGGGATCAGTTCTTAACTCATGTTCAGAGAGGTCTGTGCAGGATTCTGCTTTGTGCATCAAACAACCTCCTTCAGtaaatgtttgtctgtctgtgccaTGATGCAGgtctttgtcattttcatagaaaaaaaaatctacagctATTAAACTTTTACCTTGGTTTGATTTGGAaattgccatttaaaaaaaaaaaaggaattcacTGTGGCGCGTTTGCTTTATGTTACACAAGGGACCATTTGCAGGTTTTGTATCTTGTAAAACAGATAATGCACTTCAAATAAGCCAATACACATCCAGGTTCTCTCATGTTTATCAAACCAAGTTGATTTTGAGGTAATACACAAATAACAGTCAAAAAACATGAGAATGTATTTCTAAAACAGACTTAAatctagataaaaaaaaaaacataagaaaaaagtATATTACACTGTTCAAGAGGCTGTATATGTTTTTAGTATGTACAAAGttcaaaatatattgaatatgcCCAAAAGTTGCTGCAAAACAAAAGACtctgaaatacataaaatagaCTTTGAACCTTAATTTACAATCTTTTATCAAgactaacatttttttttaaccctgctGTTTTAGAATATAACTAAGACCGTTTTTCACACTTGCAAGTATGTGGCAATGTAAAACTTTCTATTTCTGTTAAACCATACTCCGAGGCAATGCTTCAAGAAGCTTTGGGCTTCAAtcaaacaatttacaaaaatagtTGCATTAGGTGAACTGCTCGTattatgggtaaaaaaaaaaaaagacaaaagttttgTGCCCAAATACTAAGACAGAC
The sequence above is a segment of the Anoplopoma fimbria isolate UVic2021 breed Golden Eagle Sablefish chromosome 12, Afim_UVic_2022, whole genome shotgun sequence genome. Coding sequences within it:
- the rbms2b gene encoding LOW QUALITY PROTEIN: RNA-binding motif, single-stranded-interacting protein 2b (The sequence of the model RefSeq protein was modified relative to this genomic sequence to represent the inferred CDS: inserted 1 base in 1 codon), producing MLLSVPPRTGFNPYNGYTGKNIKKQTYVSPSNHHMAPPSPNNNNNSNTNTTSISNGSSSFGGEQLSKTNLYIRGLHPGTTDQDLVKLCQPYGKIVSTKAILDKTTNKCKGYGFVDFDSPSSAQKAVTALKAGGVQAQMAKQQEQDPTNLYISNLPMSMDEQELENMLKPFSQAXSTRILRDANGTSRGVGFARMESTEKCEAIIQHFNGKYIKTPPGVPVPPEPLLCKFADGGQKKRQSLGKYLQNGRPWTRDGESGGMTLTYDPTTALQNGFYSSPYSIGPNRMMGPTSLSPYMHSPMSTYQVHNPSWLHHQSYIMPPTGAVLTPGMDHTMSIQPTSMMGPLAQQLSHLSMGSSGTYMPANTSMQGTYIPQYTQVPSTNMSVEESAVQPPVAIETPTEHTTYTYQHNK